In a single window of the Entelurus aequoreus isolate RoL-2023_Sb linkage group LG16, RoL_Eaeq_v1.1, whole genome shotgun sequence genome:
- the rgs20 gene encoding regulator of G-protein signaling 20 isoform X2, protein MGSEPMEMRKRQMSVQQESAAGGTAATQQAQAGQANPRVSNACCFCWCCCCSCSWNEDRDDRNRKTSYDVKEGTVDCEDCPKPTLEEVHSWAQSFDKLMCCPAGRNAFRQFLRTEFSEENMLFWLACQEFGKESNKSAIEEKARVIYEDYISILSPKEVSLDSRVRESINRSIQEPTSHTFDDAQLQIYTLMQRDSYPRYMNSAAYKNLINALSEQSPES, encoded by the exons ATGGGATCAGAGCCGATGGAGATGCGAAAGAGGCAGATGTCGGTGCAGCAGGAGTCGGCAGCGGGAGGAACTGCAGCAACCCAGCAGGCCCAGGCGGGCCAGGCCAACCCGCGGGTGTCCAACGCATGCTGCTTCTGCTGGTGCTGCTGCTGTAGCTGCTCctg GAACGAGGACAGAGACGACAGGAACCGAAAGACATCCTACGACGTCAAAGAAGGGACAGTAGACTGTGAAGACTG CCCCAAGCCCACGCTGGAGGAGGTGCACTCGTGGGCCCAGTCCTTCGACAAGCTGATGTGCTGCCCTGCTGGGAGGAACGCCTTTCGCCAGTTCCTGCGCACCGAGTTCAGCGAGGAGAACATGCTCTTCTGGCTGGCGTGCCAGGAGTTTGGCAAGGAGAGCAACAAAAGCGCTATAGAGGAGAAGGCCCGGGTCATCTACGAGGACTACATCTCCATCCTCTCCCCGAAAGAG GTGAGCCTGGACTCCCGCGTGCGCGAGTCCATCAACCGGAGCATACAGGAGCCCACCTCGCACACCTTCGACGACGCCCAGCTGCAGATCTACACCCTCATGCAAAGAGACTCGTACCCCCGCTACATGAACTCTGCCGCCTACAAAAACCTGATCAACGCTCTGTCCGAGCAGTCCCCCGAGTCTTAA